Proteins from a single region of Starkeya sp. ORNL1:
- a CDS encoding SPOR domain-containing protein, protein MRTRDDAAYGQRSAGARPSADDPLAELARLIGQEDPFAEFFRENADAGQPASHAAPAARSARPAAPAPRPAHAEPARSEPARQEPQARQQPPVRPEPARHEPVRQEPSRPAPGPFSALAAEAYAEPIPRQSRSEPRDHQEPARPTSRPVREPEAPRAAERAPRISDRAEAAVAEALFATPAPSSKAQPTSAPTARTQSAAPARDANFRDATTSRAAPASLPGFDAPASNAAARPTARTEPQSRGGYTLDDDAYDYGRTAIERDGYESEASGEADDGYEYEAYEEERPPRSRRLALLGTAIGCAILLIAGGYFGLRAMNGGGGTLVASGQPPVIKADHGPNKVAPPQQAGGDQSADGQKLIYDRVGGDPSGNERVVSSQEEPVDPSQAAQPQAAQPRVILPPTGGSGPVPSPSAPAPLGAMPSASPPQAQQPSSGSANPTEPKRVRTLTVRADGTVVDGSSAPVLQAPSASLSPAPAPVGAPMQVSSYAQDDASSSAMPANVPLPPTRVAAAPVASPTTAAPAAPAATDAAGSNGYFVQIAAQRTQGEAQSAWRATQGKYPGILGSYSANIRRADLGDRGIYYRAQVGPFNSKDQANELCQSLRAQGGDCMVQRN, encoded by the coding sequence ATGCGCACGCGGGACGATGCAGCCTATGGGCAGCGCTCCGCCGGAGCACGGCCGTCCGCGGATGACCCGCTTGCCGAGCTGGCCCGGCTGATCGGCCAGGAAGATCCCTTCGCCGAATTCTTCCGCGAGAATGCCGACGCCGGCCAGCCGGCGTCCCATGCAGCACCTGCCGCGCGTTCGGCGCGTCCCGCCGCTCCAGCGCCGCGCCCGGCCCATGCGGAGCCGGCGCGCTCCGAGCCGGCCCGTCAGGAGCCGCAGGCTCGTCAGCAGCCGCCGGTTCGTCCGGAGCCGGCCCGTCACGAACCTGTACGTCAGGAACCCTCGCGTCCGGCGCCCGGTCCGTTCTCTGCGCTTGCCGCGGAAGCCTATGCAGAGCCGATCCCCCGCCAGAGCCGCAGCGAGCCGCGCGATCACCAGGAGCCGGCCCGGCCCACCAGCCGTCCGGTCCGCGAGCCTGAAGCGCCGCGAGCTGCCGAGCGCGCGCCGCGCATCTCCGATCGTGCGGAGGCGGCGGTCGCCGAGGCGTTGTTCGCAACGCCGGCGCCGTCCAGCAAGGCTCAGCCGACCAGTGCGCCGACCGCGCGGACGCAGTCCGCTGCACCGGCGCGCGACGCCAATTTCCGCGATGCGACCACCAGCCGCGCCGCGCCCGCTTCCTTGCCTGGCTTCGACGCGCCGGCCAGCAATGCTGCCGCGCGGCCGACCGCACGCACCGAACCGCAGTCGCGCGGCGGCTATACGCTGGACGACGATGCCTATGATTATGGCCGTACCGCCATCGAGCGCGACGGCTATGAAAGCGAGGCCTCCGGCGAGGCCGACGATGGCTACGAGTACGAGGCGTATGAGGAAGAGCGCCCACCGCGCAGCCGCCGGCTGGCCCTGCTCGGCACCGCCATTGGCTGCGCCATCCTGCTGATCGCAGGTGGATATTTCGGCCTGCGTGCCATGAACGGGGGCGGCGGCACGCTGGTCGCATCCGGTCAGCCGCCGGTCATCAAGGCCGATCATGGGCCGAACAAGGTCGCGCCGCCCCAGCAGGCTGGCGGCGACCAGAGCGCCGACGGCCAGAAGCTGATCTATGACCGCGTCGGCGGTGATCCCTCCGGCAATGAGCGGGTGGTATCGAGCCAGGAAGAGCCGGTCGATCCTTCGCAGGCGGCGCAGCCGCAGGCGGCCCAGCCGCGCGTGATCCTGCCGCCCACCGGCGGCAGCGGCCCGGTGCCGTCGCCTTCCGCGCCGGCTCCGCTCGGCGCGATGCCGTCGGCGAGCCCGCCCCAGGCACAGCAGCCCAGCTCCGGTTCCGCCAATCCGACCGAGCCGAAGCGCGTGCGCACCCTTACCGTGCGCGCCGATGGCACGGTGGTGGACGGTTCGTCCGCGCCGGTGCTCCAGGCGCCAAGCGCGTCGCTCTCGCCGGCTCCGGCCCCGGTTGGTGCGCCGATGCAGGTCAGCTCCTACGCGCAGGATGATGCGTCATCCTCGGCGATGCCGGCGAACGTGCCGCTGCCGCCGACCCGCGTCGCTGCAGCTCCGGTAGCGAGCCCGACCACCGCAGCGCCGGCCGCGCCCGCGGCAACCGACGCGGCGGGGTCTAACGGCTATTTCGTGCAGATAGCAGCGCAGCGCACCCAGGGTGAGGCGCAGTCTGCCTGGCGCGCCACGCAGGGCAAGTATCCCGGCATCCTCGGCAGCTACAGCGCCAATATCCGCCGCGCCGATCTCGGCGATCGCGGCATCTATTACCGCGCGCAGGTCGGTCCCTTTAATTCGAAGGACCAGGCCAATGAGCTGTGCCAGAGCCTGCGCGCCCAGGGCGGCGACTGCATGGTGCAGCGGAACTGA
- the nagZ gene encoding beta-N-acetylhexosaminidase: protein MPTTPRAFITGCAGPVLTPEEERFFAESDPWGLIVFRRNIETPGQVRALVAAFRSIVGRADAPVLVDQEGGRVQRLAPPHWPAYPPAAGFAAIAEAGDMAGAKATAKLGARLMADDLASLGINVDCVPCADLRLPEGHGIIGDRAYGDTPAQVASLARAAAEGLIEGGVLPVLKHIPGHGRARADSHESLPVVETSRKELEATDFAPFRLLADLPLGMTAHVVYSAIDTENPATTSKRVIEEIIRGHIGFDGALMSDDLSMGALSGTLASRTEAAFIAGCDLALHCNGKMEEMVQVASQTPQLSGEAARRCAAALDRLRSPGAFEVSQARAQFSAMIAAT from the coding sequence ATGCCGACGACGCCCCGCGCCTTCATCACCGGCTGCGCCGGCCCGGTCCTCACTCCTGAGGAAGAGCGCTTCTTCGCGGAGAGCGATCCGTGGGGGCTGATCGTGTTCCGCCGCAATATCGAGACGCCGGGGCAGGTGAGGGCGCTGGTCGCCGCCTTCCGTTCCATCGTCGGGCGCGCTGACGCGCCGGTGCTGGTCGACCAGGAGGGTGGACGCGTGCAGCGGCTGGCGCCGCCGCATTGGCCGGCCTATCCGCCGGCTGCGGGGTTCGCTGCCATAGCGGAGGCCGGCGACATGGCGGGCGCCAAGGCGACGGCCAAGCTCGGCGCGCGGCTGATGGCGGACGATCTCGCGAGCCTCGGCATCAATGTCGATTGCGTGCCGTGCGCCGACCTGCGCCTGCCGGAAGGTCACGGCATCATCGGCGACCGCGCCTATGGCGACACCCCGGCACAAGTGGCGAGCCTCGCCCGCGCTGCCGCGGAAGGTCTGATCGAGGGCGGCGTGCTTCCGGTGCTCAAGCATATCCCCGGCCATGGCCGCGCCCGCGCCGACAGCCATGAGAGCCTGCCGGTCGTCGAGACCTCGCGCAAGGAATTGGAGGCGACCGACTTCGCGCCGTTCCGCCTGCTCGCCGACCTGCCGCTCGGCATGACCGCGCACGTCGTCTATTCCGCGATCGACACGGAGAACCCTGCGACCACTTCGAAGCGGGTGATCGAGGAGATCATTCGCGGCCATATCGGCTTCGATGGTGCACTGATGAGCGACGATCTCTCAATGGGTGCGCTCTCCGGCACGCTGGCGAGCCGGACCGAAGCCGCCTTCATCGCGGGCTGCGATCTCGCGCTCCATTGCAACGGCAAGATGGAGGAGATGGTGCAGGTGGCGTCCCAGACGCCGCAGCTTTCCGGCGAGGCGGCGCGGCGTTGTGCGGCGGCGCTCGACCGGCTCCGCAGCCCCGGCGCCTTCGAGGTTTCGCAGGCGCGCGCGCAATTTTCCGCTATGATCGCGGCGACGTGA
- a CDS encoding ScpA family protein: protein MEQNEFAFETAERGASEPALVVDVDGFEGPLDLLLALARTQKVDLHRISILQLAEQYLTFVEEARKVRLELAADYLVMAAWLAFLKSRLLLPEPPKEDGPSAAELAADLAERLRRLERIRSAAAHLATRDRMGQDVFPRGHAEPLHSAGAVVYEAGLYDLLAAYGAHRQRIALSQVRFAPRHVLSLADARERLERLIGRLPPGGDWARLDGFLLNWMADPKMRATALASGFSATLEMVREGMIELQQDGAFAPIWIRPLGSGDEDGA, encoded by the coding sequence ATGGAGCAGAACGAATTCGCCTTCGAAACGGCTGAGCGCGGCGCGAGCGAGCCCGCGCTCGTCGTCGATGTCGACGGCTTCGAAGGTCCGCTCGACCTGCTGCTGGCGCTCGCCCGCACCCAGAAGGTGGATCTCCACCGCATCTCCATTCTCCAGCTTGCCGAGCAGTACCTCACCTTCGTCGAGGAAGCGCGCAAGGTGCGCCTCGAGCTCGCCGCCGATTATCTGGTCATGGCGGCGTGGCTCGCGTTTCTGAAGTCGCGCCTGCTACTGCCGGAGCCGCCAAAGGAGGATGGGCCGAGCGCCGCCGAGTTGGCCGCCGATCTCGCCGAGCGGCTGCGCCGGCTGGAGCGTATTCGCAGCGCCGCCGCGCATCTCGCTACCCGTGACCGGATGGGGCAGGACGTGTTCCCGCGCGGCCATGCCGAGCCGCTGCACAGCGCAGGGGCCGTGGTCTATGAGGCGGGCCTCTATGACCTGCTCGCTGCCTATGGCGCGCATCGGCAAAGGATTGCGCTCTCCCAGGTGCGCTTCGCGCCCCGTCACGTGCTCTCGCTGGCGGACGCCCGCGAGCGGCTGGAGCGGCTGATCGGCCGGCTGCCGCCGGGTGGCGACTGGGCGCGGCTCGACGGCTTCCTGCTCAACTGGATGGCCGATCCGAAGATGCGCGCCACCGCGCTCGCCTCAGGCTTCTCCGCGACCCTTGAGATGGTGCGCGAGGGGATGATCGAGCTGCAGCAGGATGGCGCCTTCGCGCCAATCTGGATCCGACCGCTCGGTTCCGGTGACGAGGACGGGGCATGA
- the scpB gene encoding SMC-Scp complex subunit ScpB has protein sequence MNMQPVRERTEEPRRAPALRLLEAMLFAAGEPLDEATLLARLPEGADLPALLAELATEYAPRGVNLTRVAGKWMFRTAPDLGFLLARDKPEPRKLSRAALETLAIIAYHQPATRAEIEEIRGVAANKGTLDVLLEAGWIRMRGRRRSPGRPVTYGTAEGFLVHFGLDSIQDLPGIEELKGTGLIDARVPAGLTVPIPNDDVTLQDDEDPLEPDVIDLGLVPRAVPEDDED, from the coding sequence ATGAACATGCAGCCCGTCCGCGAGCGCACCGAGGAGCCCCGTCGCGCACCGGCCCTGCGCCTGCTGGAGGCCATGCTGTTCGCCGCGGGCGAGCCGCTGGACGAGGCGACGCTGCTGGCGCGCCTGCCGGAGGGCGCCGACCTGCCAGCCCTGCTCGCCGAGCTTGCCACCGAGTATGCGCCGCGCGGCGTGAACCTCACGCGTGTTGCCGGCAAATGGATGTTCCGCACCGCGCCGGATCTCGGCTTCCTGCTCGCCCGCGACAAGCCGGAGCCGCGCAAGCTCTCCCGCGCGGCGCTGGAGACGCTGGCCATCATTGCCTATCACCAGCCGGCCACCCGTGCCGAGATCGAGGAGATACGCGGCGTCGCCGCCAACAAGGGCACGCTCGACGTGCTGCTGGAGGCCGGCTGGATCCGCATGCGCGGGCGCCGCCGCAGCCCCGGGCGGCCGGTCACCTACGGCACGGCCGAGGGGTTTCTCGTGCATTTCGGCCTCGATTCGATCCAGGATCTGCCGGGCATCGAAGAGTTGAAGGGCACCGGCCTAATCGACGCGCGGGTGCCGGCGGGCTTGACGGTGCCCATACCCAATGACGATGTGACGCTCCAGGATGACGAGGACCCCCTCGAGCCTGACGTGATCGACCTCGGTCTGGTGCCGCGCGCGGTGCCGGAGGACGACGAGGACTGA
- a CDS encoding ABC transporter ATP-binding protein, whose product MSAATARTPVSLASRLTIDDVRHSYGTVEAVRGVSLTVEPGEIVCLLGHSGCGKTTLLRLVAGIERPTGGRIALDRMVVAGPDAFVPPEKRNIGLVFQDYALFPHLTNLENVTFGLRSLSRAQAEDEARRALARVRLERYAEEYPHALSGGEQQRVALARALVPRPGILLMDEPFSGLDRRLRDTVRTETLNVLREARATCIIVTHDPEEAMRLGDRIALMRGGRLAQVGTPEELYRTPSDLATARFFCEINEIAGKVAAGRLETPFGSFAASGLGEGAAAVAAIRPQGVELRAPGSGRAGRIVAHRFLGELDLYEIAVDGLDEPLVSRRRATAGLARGHDVGVHIDPAEVLVFAAGEAGAG is encoded by the coding sequence ATGTCTGCCGCCACCGCCCGCACCCCGGTCTCGCTCGCCAGCCGCCTCACCATCGATGATGTGCGCCACAGCTACGGCACGGTGGAAGCGGTGCGCGGCGTCTCGTTGACGGTGGAGCCGGGCGAGATCGTCTGCCTGCTCGGCCACTCCGGCTGCGGCAAGACCACGCTGCTGCGCCTCGTCGCCGGTATCGAGCGCCCCACCGGCGGGCGCATCGCCCTCGACCGCATGGTGGTCGCCGGACCCGACGCGTTCGTGCCGCCGGAGAAGCGCAATATCGGCCTGGTGTTCCAGGATTATGCGCTGTTCCCGCATCTCACCAATCTGGAGAACGTCACTTTCGGCCTGCGCAGCCTCAGCCGCGCCCAGGCAGAGGACGAGGCGCGCCGGGCGCTCGCCCGCGTGCGGCTGGAACGCTATGCCGAGGAGTATCCCCACGCGCTCTCCGGCGGCGAGCAGCAGCGCGTTGCGCTGGCCCGCGCGCTGGTGCCGCGGCCGGGCATATTGCTGATGGACGAGCCGTTCTCGGGCCTCGACCGGCGGCTGCGCGACACGGTGCGCACCGAGACGCTGAACGTGCTGCGGGAGGCCCGCGCCACCTGCATCATCGTCACCCATGATCCGGAGGAGGCGATGCGGCTCGGTGATCGCATCGCGCTGATGCGCGGCGGACGCCTCGCCCAGGTTGGTACGCCGGAGGAACTCTATCGCACGCCGTCCGATCTCGCGACCGCGCGCTTTTTCTGCGAGATCAACGAGATCGCGGGGAAGGTCGCGGCCGGGCGGCTCGAGACGCCGTTCGGCAGCTTCGCTGCCAGCGGGCTGGGCGAGGGAGCGGCCGCCGTTGCCGCCATCCGCCCGCAGGGCGTGGAATTGCGTGCGCCGGGCTCCGGGCGTGCGGGGCGCATCGTCGCACACCGTTTCCTCGGGGAACTTGACCTCTACGAGATCGCCGTCGATGGGCTGGACGAGCCGCTGGTATCAAGGCGCCGCGCTACCGCCGGACTCGCGCGTGGCCATGATGTGGGCGTGCACATAGACCCGGCAGAGGTCCTTGTTTTCGCCGCGGGAGAGGCGGGAGCCGGATGA
- a CDS encoding twin-arginine translocase TatA/TatE family subunit — translation MGGLSIWHWIIVLVVVLLLFGRGKLSELMGDAAKGIKAFKKGMADDEDTAATKPAEPTRTIDHQPGVEAERSKVG, via the coding sequence ATGGGTGGTTTGAGCATCTGGCACTGGATCATCGTGCTGGTGGTCGTGCTCCTGCTGTTCGGCCGTGGCAAGCTGTCCGAGCTGATGGGTGACGCTGCCAAGGGCATCAAGGCGTTCAAGAAGGGCATGGCGGACGACGAGGACACGGCGGCGACCAAGCCGGCCGAGCCGACGCGCACCATCGACCATCAGCCCGGCGTCGAAGCCGAGCGCAGCAAGGTCGGCTGA